One part of the Marinobacterium rhizophilum genome encodes these proteins:
- a CDS encoding sensor domain-containing protein, which yields MSACVAPKRRLHPGAVLAVSGLWSSVAMAAGIEGLQESPIMTLAVLLVVLLVALAALALLWYRNRGQQVRLAELEAGQQRYRAIFDALPEAASIKNARGQFLDCNRAFAEFSGLDNELLRGKTSSEVFSVADGQRIAAQDRRALKADGIFRGEDWVHSAGRRPRLVSFLRTRLPVQGGQEQALLVIGKDITEQRQEEVITRLQNMTLDCLLRGIALPAVVERLVETVEQAYPGLLASVMLLDKDRLLRSIAAPSLPDYFCAATDGLAAADGVGACGTAAATGKRVIIEDTNEHPYFESFVDLTRRANISACWSEPVLGSHGDVLGTCCFYSPEVGGPTSAQIKLLEQAARLVSLAVERSRREDQLRKLSRAVEQSSSMVVITDASGIIEYVNEEFCEVTGYSVEEALSQRPSLLKSGETDAEVYRDMWQSLLAGQDWHGEIRNRRKSGALYWSALSVSPILDDDGSVTHFIGISEDISAQKHSQAQIEQLAFYDPLTQLGNRRLFREQLDQELRKVRRTGQQLAVFYLDLDNFKQINDTLGHDVGDRLLQAIAGHLRVTLREADIIARLGGDEFIILLPQVTGLAQAKKVAEKLLKALLTPIPVAGHEVLITFSIGITLAPDDGDTWSVLMKNADLAMYRAKRQGRNNYQFFTREMNEEVMRRAQMEAELRTALEEGHFSLVFQPQWNLLGGLQLVGMEALIRWHHAERGWISPAEFIPVAEELGLIVPLGNWVIHEACRAGFHLIEQGHDVKVAVNLSLRQFRDPNLLNTVRLALQNSGLESRHLEFEITESMIMDDINRVLEILGALKELGVTLSIDDFGTGYSSLSYLKQLPVDQLKVDASFVRDIPHDRNDMEIAAAVIAMAHKLGLKVVAEGIETPAQLAFLRENHCEMGQGYLLARPAPLESVLQLLEVELTD from the coding sequence ATGTCTGCTTGTGTAGCGCCAAAGCGAAGGTTGCATCCGGGGGCTGTGCTGGCCGTGTCCGGGCTCTGGTCATCGGTTGCCATGGCCGCCGGTATTGAGGGGCTGCAGGAGAGTCCAATAATGACGCTGGCCGTGCTACTCGTTGTGCTGCTTGTGGCGCTGGCGGCGCTGGCGCTGCTTTGGTACCGCAACCGCGGTCAGCAGGTGCGGCTGGCGGAACTCGAAGCGGGTCAGCAACGCTACCGGGCCATCTTCGATGCATTGCCTGAGGCCGCATCTATCAAGAATGCGCGGGGCCAGTTTCTGGACTGCAACCGGGCTTTTGCCGAATTTTCGGGACTGGATAATGAGCTGCTGCGAGGCAAAACCAGCAGCGAAGTATTCTCGGTGGCCGACGGTCAGCGGATTGCGGCGCAGGATCGCCGTGCCCTGAAAGCCGATGGCATTTTTCGCGGCGAAGACTGGGTGCACAGCGCCGGCCGTCGGCCGCGCCTGGTGAGCTTCCTGCGCACCCGCCTGCCGGTACAGGGTGGGCAGGAACAGGCCCTGCTGGTGATCGGCAAAGACATTACCGAGCAGCGACAGGAAGAGGTAATCACGCGGCTGCAAAACATGACGCTGGACTGTCTGCTGCGCGGTATTGCCCTGCCCGCCGTGGTTGAGCGGCTGGTCGAAACGGTGGAGCAGGCCTACCCCGGGTTGCTCGCTTCCGTCATGCTGCTGGACAAGGATCGGCTGCTCCGCTCGATCGCGGCCCCCTCCCTGCCGGACTATTTCTGCGCGGCGACAGACGGCCTGGCGGCCGCAGACGGCGTGGGCGCCTGCGGCACGGCCGCCGCGACGGGCAAGCGGGTGATCATCGAGGATACCAACGAACATCCCTATTTCGAGTCCTTTGTCGACCTCACCCGACGGGCAAATATCAGCGCCTGCTGGTCGGAACCGGTGCTCGGCAGTCACGGTGACGTACTGGGAACCTGCTGTTTTTATTCGCCGGAAGTCGGCGGGCCGACATCGGCCCAGATCAAGTTGCTGGAGCAGGCGGCGCGGCTGGTGAGTCTGGCGGTGGAGCGCAGCCGGCGTGAGGATCAGTTGCGCAAGCTGTCGCGGGCGGTGGAGCAAAGCTCCAGCATGGTGGTGATTACCGACGCCAGCGGCATTATCGAATACGTCAACGAAGAATTCTGTGAGGTGACCGGCTACAGCGTCGAGGAAGCGCTGTCGCAGCGCCCGTCATTGCTGAAATCCGGCGAAACCGATGCCGAAGTTTACCGCGATATGTGGCAGTCGCTGCTGGCGGGGCAGGATTGGCACGGCGAGATTCGCAATCGCCGAAAATCCGGTGCCCTCTACTGGTCGGCGCTGTCGGTGTCACCCATTCTGGATGACGATGGCAGCGTGACCCACTTTATTGGCATCAGCGAGGATATTTCTGCCCAGAAGCATTCCCAGGCGCAGATTGAGCAGCTCGCCTTCTACGACCCCCTTACGCAGCTGGGCAACCGGCGCCTGTTCCGTGAACAGCTGGACCAGGAGCTGCGCAAGGTGCGCCGTACCGGGCAGCAGCTGGCGGTGTTCTATCTGGACCTGGACAACTTCAAGCAGATTAACGATACCCTCGGCCATGATGTCGGTGACCGGCTGTTGCAGGCGATCGCAGGCCATCTGCGGGTAACCCTGCGCGAGGCCGATATCATTGCCCGCCTGGGCGGTGACGAGTTTATTATCCTGCTGCCCCAGGTGACCGGCCTGGCCCAGGCCAAGAAGGTGGCGGAGAAGTTGCTAAAAGCGCTGCTGACGCCGATCCCGGTAGCCGGCCACGAGGTGCTGATCACTTTCAGCATCGGTATCACCCTGGCGCCGGACGATGGCGATACCTGGTCGGTGCTGATGAAGAACGCGGACCTGGCGATGTACCGGGCCAAGCGCCAGGGGCGCAACAATTACCAGTTCTTTACCCGCGAGATGAATGAGGAAGTCATGCGGCGGGCACAGATGGAGGCCGAGCTGCGCACAGCGCTGGAAGAGGGGCATTTCAGCCTCGTGTTCCAGCCGCAGTGGAACCTGCTGGGCGGCTTGCAGCTGGTGGGCATGGAGGCCCTGATCCGCTGGCACCATGCCGAGCGGGGCTGGATTTCACCGGCCGAGTTTATCCCGGTGGCCGAAGAGCTCGGCCTCATCGTGCCGCTGGGTAACTGGGTCATTCACGAAGCCTGCCGGGCCGGTTTCCACCTGATCGAGCAGGGGCATGACGTGAAGGTCGCGGTCAACCTGTCGTTGCGCCAGTTCCGCGACCCGAATCTGCTGAATACGGTGCGCCTGGCGCTGCAGAATAGCGGCCTTGAGTCGCGTCACCTGGAGTTCGAAATTACCGAGTCCATGATCATGGACGACATTAACCGTGTGCTGGAGATTCTCGGTGCGTTGAAGGAGCTGGGGGTGACGCTGTCCATCGATGACTTCGGTACCGGCTACTCATCGCTCAGCTATCTCAAGCAGCTGCCGGTGGATCAGCTCAAGGTGGATGCATCCTTCGTGCGCGATATACCCCATGATCGCAATGACATGGAAATTGCCGCCGCCGTTATTGCCATGGCACACAAGCTGGGGCTCAAGGTGGTGGCGGAGGGGATCGAAACCCCGGCGCAGCTGGCTTTCCTGCGGGAGAACCACTGCGAGATGGGGCAGGGCTACCTGCTGGCGCGCCCGGCCCCGCTGGAGTCGGTGCTGCAACTGCTGGAAGTCGAGCTGACCGACTGA
- the recJ gene encoding single-stranded-DNA-specific exonuclease RecJ, with translation MTDIQIERRPDPDSSLPVFSETHPVLARIYAARGVQSLNLLGRSLSELLPDSGLHGLDAAVARLVRAITAGEHILIVGDFDCDGATSTSVAVLALRMMGAAEVGYLVPNRFEYGYGLSPEIVEVARARGPQLLVTVDNGISSLDGVAHANACGMDVVVTDHHLAGSELPAACAIVNPNQPGCGFIAKSTCGVGVIFYVMIALRRALSANGWFAQQNMAAPNLASLLDLVALGTVADVVALEHNNRVLVHQGLQRIRAGKARPGIAALIEVSGRTRSRLVASDLGFALAPRLNAAGRLEDMSIGIECLLTDDADRALELARTLDELNQERRGIEQEMQQQALHSLARLELDESELPMGLCLYDESWHQGVIGILASRIKERVHRPVIAFAPGDDGQIKGSARSISGFHIRDGLDAIAARYPGMLSKFGGHAMAAGMTLDTAQFADFRTAFDEQVRLQLDAAALTRRLLTDGTLGAADFSVELAEVLREGGPWGQMFPEPLFDGEFGLLQQRIVGQRHLKLVLMEPTSGLAIDAIWFNIDTVHWPDTSVQRVRVVYRLDVNEFRGQRNLQLMVEHLEAIG, from the coding sequence ATGACGGACATCCAGATTGAACGGCGGCCTGACCCGGACAGCAGCCTGCCGGTATTCAGCGAAACCCATCCGGTGCTGGCGCGCATCTATGCCGCCCGCGGCGTGCAGTCGCTGAACCTGCTGGGGCGCTCGCTCAGTGAGTTGCTGCCGGACTCGGGCCTGCACGGGCTGGACGCCGCCGTGGCCCGGCTGGTTCGGGCCATTACCGCTGGCGAGCACATACTGATCGTCGGCGACTTCGACTGTGACGGCGCTACCAGTACCTCGGTGGCGGTGCTGGCGCTGCGCATGATGGGGGCGGCAGAGGTGGGTTACCTGGTCCCCAATCGCTTCGAGTACGGTTACGGCCTGAGTCCGGAGATTGTCGAGGTGGCGCGCGCGCGCGGGCCGCAATTGCTGGTGACGGTGGATAACGGCATTTCCAGTCTGGACGGTGTGGCCCATGCCAATGCCTGCGGTATGGATGTGGTGGTCACGGATCATCACCTGGCCGGCAGCGAGCTGCCAGCGGCCTGCGCCATCGTTAACCCTAACCAGCCCGGCTGCGGTTTTATCGCCAAGTCGACCTGTGGCGTGGGGGTGATTTTTTACGTCATGATCGCCTTGCGTCGTGCCCTCAGCGCCAACGGCTGGTTCGCGCAGCAGAACATGGCGGCGCCGAATCTGGCGAGCCTGCTGGACCTGGTAGCATTGGGTACCGTGGCCGATGTGGTGGCGCTGGAACACAACAACCGTGTGCTGGTGCATCAGGGCTTGCAGCGTATTCGCGCCGGCAAGGCGCGCCCCGGTATCGCTGCCCTGATTGAGGTTTCCGGTCGCACTCGGTCGCGCCTGGTGGCCAGCGATCTGGGCTTTGCCCTGGCGCCGCGCCTCAATGCTGCCGGCCGCCTGGAAGACATGTCCATCGGCATCGAGTGCCTGCTCACCGATGATGCGGACCGTGCGCTGGAGCTTGCCCGCACGCTAGACGAGCTGAACCAGGAGCGCCGGGGCATTGAGCAGGAAATGCAGCAGCAGGCGCTGCATTCGTTGGCGCGGCTCGAGCTGGATGAATCCGAGTTGCCCATGGGGCTCTGCCTCTATGATGAAAGCTGGCACCAGGGCGTGATCGGCATTCTGGCATCGCGCATCAAGGAGCGGGTACATCGCCCGGTGATTGCCTTTGCGCCCGGCGATGATGGCCAGATCAAGGGCTCGGCACGCTCGATCAGCGGTTTCCATATTCGTGATGGCCTGGATGCTATCGCCGCGCGCTACCCGGGTATGCTTAGCAAGTTTGGCGGCCATGCGATGGCAGCGGGCATGACGCTGGATACGGCACAGTTCGCCGATTTCAGAACCGCCTTTGACGAGCAGGTGCGTCTGCAGCTTGATGCGGCTGCACTGACGCGCCGGCTACTGACGGACGGCACCCTGGGCGCGGCGGATTTCAGTGTCGAACTGGCTGAAGTGCTGCGCGAGGGAGGGCCCTGGGGGCAGATGTTCCCGGAGCCGCTGTTCGATGGCGAGTTTGGTCTGTTGCAACAGCGTATCGTCGGGCAGCGCCACCTCAAGCTGGTGCTGATGGAGCCGACTAGCGGACTGGCCATTGATGCCATCTGGTTTAATATTGATACCGTGCACTGGCCGGATACGTCGGTGCAGCGCGTGCGGGTGGTTTACCGGCTGGATGTGAACGAGTTTCGCGGCCAGCGTAATCTGCAGCTGATGGTGGAGCACCTTGAAGCCATCGGCTGA
- a CDS encoding YdcF family protein: protein MDNLFFLISKTLWLAVQPDNLLVLLLVLTTLGGWLRRRWASSLLSMLALAMVALMLMPFGNLLLNPLESRFKPEMLPASVAGIMVLGGGEDADLSARWGQSQFNSAAERLMVLPQLMQRYPDAQVLFSGGSAAVLDSRFRGADVAKAWLDTLPPRLSSRPVLFERDSRNTWENALFSARLLGGVPQQPWLLVTSAFHMPRSVGIYRQLGWQVVPYPVDYISTNDFFRPQFALNLRDLVVGVREWTGLLIYHLTGRTSAFFPAPEA, encoded by the coding sequence GTGGATAACCTCTTCTTCCTGATTTCCAAGACCCTCTGGCTGGCGGTGCAGCCCGACAACCTGCTGGTGTTGTTACTGGTGCTTACTACCCTGGGGGGCTGGCTGCGCCGTCGCTGGGCCAGCTCACTGCTGAGTATGCTGGCGCTGGCCATGGTGGCGCTGATGCTGATGCCTTTCGGTAACCTGTTGCTGAACCCGCTGGAGTCGCGCTTCAAGCCCGAGATGCTGCCGGCGTCCGTGGCCGGTATCATGGTGCTCGGCGGTGGCGAAGATGCGGATCTAAGTGCCCGCTGGGGGCAAAGCCAGTTCAACAGTGCCGCCGAGCGCCTGATGGTGCTGCCGCAACTGATGCAACGCTACCCCGACGCCCAGGTGCTGTTTAGCGGCGGTTCCGCCGCCGTGCTGGACAGCCGTTTTCGGGGTGCGGATGTGGCCAAAGCCTGGCTGGATACGCTGCCGCCCCGTCTGTCGTCCCGGCCGGTGCTGTTCGAACGTGATTCGCGTAATACCTGGGAAAATGCCCTGTTCAGTGCCCGCCTGCTCGGTGGCGTGCCGCAGCAGCCCTGGCTGCTGGTGACCTCCGCTTTTCACATGCCACGCTCCGTGGGCATTTATCGTCAGCTGGGCTGGCAGGTCGTGCCCTATCCCGTGGATTACATCAGCACGAATGACTTTTTCAGGCCGCAGTTCGCGCTCAATCTGCGTGACCTGGTTGTCGGTGTGCGGGAGTGGACCGGTTTGCTGATTTATCACCTGACCGGGCGCACCTCGGCCTTTTTCCCGGCACCGGAGGCCTGA
- the thrC gene encoding threonine synthase, whose product MKYISTRGQAPALNFEEVLLAGLASDGGLYVPETLPTFSTEEIASWAALPYHELAFKVIQPFVSDCIDDADLKKMVDETYAAFDHKAVAPLVQLGSNEWVLELFHGPTLAFKDFALQLLGRLMDHALAKRGERLVIMGATSGDTGSAAIEGCRHSDHLDIFILHPNKRVSEVQRRQMTTVKADNVFNIALQGNFDDCQQMVKDSFADQAFLKGLKLGAVNSINWARIMSQIVYYFAASLAVGGPHREVAFSVPTGNFGDIFAGYLAKQMGLPIAQLVVATNRNDILHRVISGNDMSRGELVHTLSPSMDIMVSSNFERLLFDVYDRDGAAISDLMARFRTDAVQLDDARWNKVRELFDSQAVDDETTCKLIREVHAQTGYLLDPHTAIGLQAGRDCNRDRSIPMITLATAHPVKFPEPVVKAGLESPQLPEAMADLFERAEHYEVLPNDLSVVQAYLASHVHKA is encoded by the coding sequence ATGAAATACATTTCGACCCGCGGCCAGGCGCCGGCGCTTAATTTCGAGGAAGTGTTGCTGGCGGGTCTTGCCAGTGATGGCGGCCTCTACGTGCCCGAAACACTGCCGACCTTCAGCACCGAAGAAATCGCTTCCTGGGCGGCGCTGCCTTACCACGAACTGGCGTTCAAGGTTATTCAGCCCTTTGTCAGCGACTGCATCGATGATGCGGACCTGAAAAAAATGGTGGATGAAACCTACGCCGCTTTTGACCACAAGGCCGTGGCGCCGCTGGTACAGCTGGGCAGCAACGAATGGGTGCTGGAGCTGTTTCACGGTCCGACTCTTGCATTCAAGGACTTCGCGCTGCAGCTGCTGGGACGCCTGATGGACCATGCGCTGGCCAAGCGTGGCGAACGCCTAGTGATCATGGGGGCAACCTCCGGTGATACCGGCTCCGCTGCCATCGAGGGCTGCCGCCACAGCGATCACCTGGATATCTTCATCCTGCACCCCAACAAGCGGGTGTCTGAGGTGCAGCGACGCCAGATGACGACGGTCAAGGCCGACAATGTCTTCAATATCGCGCTGCAAGGCAACTTTGACGACTGCCAGCAGATGGTCAAGGACAGCTTCGCCGATCAGGCCTTCCTCAAGGGGCTGAAACTGGGTGCTGTGAACTCGATCAACTGGGCGCGCATCATGTCCCAGATCGTGTACTACTTCGCCGCCTCTCTGGCGGTGGGTGGACCCCATCGCGAAGTCGCCTTCTCGGTACCGACCGGCAACTTCGGTGATATTTTCGCCGGTTACCTGGCCAAGCAGATGGGTCTGCCCATCGCCCAGCTGGTGGTGGCAACCAACCGCAACGATATCCTTCACCGGGTGATTTCCGGCAACGACATGAGCCGCGGCGAGCTGGTTCATACCCTGTCGCCGTCCATGGACATCATGGTGTCGTCCAACTTCGAGCGCCTGTTGTTCGATGTGTACGACCGTGATGGTGCCGCCATTTCCGACCTGATGGCGCGTTTTCGCACCGACGCTGTACAGCTCGACGATGCGCGCTGGAACAAGGTGCGCGAGCTGTTTGACAGCCAGGCCGTAGACGACGAAACCACCTGCAAGCTGATTCGGGAGGTGCATGCGCAAACCGGCTACCTGCTGGACCCGCACACCGCGATCGGCCTGCAGGCGGGACGTGACTGCAACCGGGATCGCAGCATTCCGATGATCACCCTGGCAACGGCGCATCCGGTCAAGTTCCCGGAACCGGTGGTCAAGGCCGGTCTGGAATCACCCCAGCTGCCAGAAGCCATGGCCGACCTGTTCGAGCGTGCGGAACACTACGAGGTGCTGCCCAATGACCTGTCCGTGGTTCAGGCGTACCTGGCCTCCCATGTCCACAAGGCCTGA
- a CDS encoding homoserine dehydrogenase gives MKPVKVGICGLGTVGSGTFNVLKRNEDEISRRAGRHIVVAQVGARRENPNADTTGIDMTSDIFAVATNPEIDIVVELIGGYDVARKLVLTAIENGKHVVTANKALIAVHGNEIFEAAQKNNVIVAFEAAVAGGIPIIKAIREGLAGNQINWLAGIINGTGNFIMTEMREKGRDFADVLAEAQALGYAEADPTFDVEGIDAAHKLTILASIAFGIPLQFDKAYTEGISAITQDDVTYADELGYRIKHLGISRRTADGIELRVHPTLIPKPLLLANVEGVMNAVMVDGDAVGQTLYYGAGAGAEPTASAVVADVIDVVRMLVSEQGHRVPHLAFQPSALSDLPVLPVEEIESAYYLRIHAIERPGVLAHITKIFGDNGINIEAIIQKETTADQVPVIILTQRVKERVMNDALAQVEALDDILGKVTRIRVELLKD, from the coding sequence TTGAAACCGGTTAAAGTTGGTATCTGCGGTCTTGGTACCGTAGGCAGCGGCACTTTCAATGTGCTCAAGCGAAATGAAGACGAAATCAGTCGTCGTGCAGGCCGTCATATTGTGGTTGCTCAGGTGGGCGCGCGCCGCGAAAACCCGAATGCTGATACCACGGGTATTGACATGACCAGCGACATTTTCGCGGTTGCGACCAATCCGGAAATTGACATCGTGGTTGAGCTGATCGGTGGCTATGACGTGGCCCGCAAGCTGGTGCTGACGGCCATCGAGAACGGCAAGCATGTGGTCACCGCCAACAAGGCGCTGATCGCCGTACACGGTAACGAGATTTTCGAAGCGGCCCAGAAGAACAATGTCATCGTGGCGTTTGAAGCCGCTGTCGCCGGCGGTATTCCGATCATCAAGGCGATCCGGGAAGGTCTTGCCGGTAACCAGATCAACTGGCTGGCGGGTATCATTAACGGTACCGGCAACTTCATCATGACCGAGATGCGCGAGAAGGGCCGTGACTTTGCCGATGTACTGGCCGAGGCCCAGGCGCTCGGCTACGCCGAAGCGGATCCGACTTTCGATGTTGAAGGCATTGATGCGGCTCACAAGCTGACCATCCTGGCCTCCATCGCCTTCGGTATCCCGCTGCAGTTTGACAAGGCCTACACCGAGGGAATCAGTGCCATTACCCAGGATGACGTGACCTACGCCGATGAGCTGGGCTACCGCATCAAGCACCTGGGTATCAGCCGTCGTACAGCGGATGGCATCGAGCTGCGCGTACACCCGACACTGATTCCCAAGCCGCTGCTGCTGGCCAATGTTGAAGGCGTCATGAATGCGGTCATGGTCGACGGCGATGCGGTCGGCCAGACGCTGTACTACGGTGCCGGCGCCGGTGCCGAACCGACAGCGTCTGCCGTGGTCGCCGATGTGATCGATGTGGTGCGCATGCTGGTATCCGAGCAGGGGCATCGTGTGCCGCACCTGGCCTTCCAGCCGAGCGCGCTGTCCGACCTGCCGGTACTGCCGGTGGAAGAAATCGAATCCGCGTACTACCTGCGCATTCACGCCATCGAACGTCCTGGCGTGCTGGCGCACATTACCAAGATCTTTGGTGACAACGGCATCAACATCGAAGCCATCATCCAGAAAGAAACCACCGCCGATCAGGTGCCGGTGATCATCCTGACCCAGCGGGTGAAGGAACGGGTGATGAACGACGCCCTGGCCCAGGTCGAGGCGCTGGACGATATCCTCGGCAAGGTCACCCGCATTCGTGTCGAGTTGCTGAAGGATTGA
- a CDS encoding DsbC family protein produces the protein MHKSLLSALLVLGFSGALQAAEADTGVTEVITRQLMKVDARIPVESVSKAQMPGMYEVVLGTGEVLYADRDGEYFMLGQLYKLSDDKGFVNLTEERLNTQRVALMSAVAEKDLISFKPEGEVKATIAVFTDVDCPYCRKLHDEVPKLNAMGIQVDYLAFPRGGERTAAFTKMQSVWCSEPDQRAENLTRVKGGESVEALVCESPVMDQFALGQKVGVTGTPALVFEDGSLVPGYMPAARLAQMLGVTQ, from the coding sequence ATGCATAAATCACTCCTGAGTGCCCTTCTGGTGCTGGGCTTTAGTGGGGCGCTGCAAGCCGCTGAAGCTGATACCGGGGTCACCGAGGTTATTACCCGGCAGTTGATGAAGGTTGATGCGCGCATTCCCGTCGAGTCCGTTAGCAAGGCCCAGATGCCCGGCATGTATGAGGTCGTCCTGGGGACAGGTGAAGTCCTCTATGCAGACAGGGACGGCGAGTACTTCATGCTCGGCCAGCTCTACAAGCTCAGTGACGACAAGGGCTTTGTCAATTTGACCGAAGAACGCCTGAATACGCAGCGGGTGGCGCTGATGAGCGCTGTGGCGGAAAAAGACCTTATTTCATTCAAGCCCGAAGGCGAGGTCAAGGCCACGATCGCGGTATTCACCGATGTTGACTGTCCTTATTGCCGCAAGCTGCACGACGAGGTTCCCAAGCTCAATGCCATGGGTATCCAGGTGGATTACCTGGCGTTCCCGCGCGGTGGCGAGCGCACAGCTGCTTTTACCAAGATGCAGTCCGTCTGGTGTTCGGAGCCGGATCAGCGGGCCGAAAACCTGACCCGGGTCAAGGGTGGCGAATCCGTTGAGGCGCTGGTGTGCGAATCGCCGGTTATGGATCAGTTTGCCCTGGGGCAGAAAGTCGGTGTGACCGGTACGCCTGCGCTGGTATTCGAAGACGGCAGCCTGGTGCCGGGTTACATGCCGGCGGCCCGTCTGGCACAGATGCTGGGCGTGACACAGTAA
- the xerD gene encoding site-specific tyrosine recombinase XerD, with protein MLGTEGDRRLRRRSPDAADQRDIERYIDAIWLEKGLSANTLASYRRDLSLYACWLNDQGAVLLGADRALLRRHLDWRLEARLRASSTARLLSCLRGFYRYWIREDRLTEDPTLQIDSPRRVRPLPKTLTEADVEQLLAAPPLDDALGLRDRAMLEVLYATGLRVSELVGLSCGQVNLRQGLVQVVGKGNKERLVPLGDEAVHWLQRYLAQGRGELVAAGSDVLFPSRRGQQMTRQTFWHRIKLHALACGIDKPLSPHVLRHAFATHLVNHGADLRVVQMLLGHSDLSTTQIYTQVAQHRLQSVHRQHHPRG; from the coding sequence GTGCTGGGTACAGAGGGCGACCGCCGTTTGCGGCGGCGCTCGCCGGATGCCGCCGATCAGCGAGATATTGAGCGTTATATCGACGCCATCTGGCTTGAGAAGGGCCTCAGCGCCAACACCCTGGCGTCCTACCGGCGTGACCTCAGTCTTTATGCCTGCTGGCTCAATGATCAGGGTGCGGTCTTGCTGGGCGCGGACCGTGCGCTGCTGCGCCGCCATCTTGACTGGCGGCTCGAAGCCCGCCTCAGGGCCAGTTCCACGGCGCGCCTGTTATCCTGTCTGCGCGGCTTTTACCGCTACTGGATTCGCGAGGATCGGTTGACGGAAGATCCGACGCTGCAGATTGACAGCCCGCGCCGGGTTCGGCCGTTGCCCAAGACCCTGACCGAAGCGGATGTGGAGCAGCTGCTGGCGGCCCCGCCGCTGGACGATGCGCTTGGACTGCGGGATCGCGCCATGCTCGAGGTGCTCTATGCAACCGGGTTGCGTGTGTCGGAGCTGGTGGGGCTGTCCTGCGGGCAGGTCAACCTGCGTCAAGGGCTGGTGCAGGTTGTTGGCAAGGGCAACAAGGAGCGGCTTGTGCCACTGGGCGACGAGGCCGTGCACTGGCTCCAGCGTTACCTGGCGCAGGGGCGAGGAGAGCTGGTGGCGGCGGGCTCCGATGTCCTGTTTCCCAGTCGGCGTGGTCAGCAGATGACGCGCCAGACTTTCTGGCATCGCATCAAACTGCATGCCCTGGCATGCGGGATTGACAAGCCGCTGTCGCCCCATGTGCTGCGCCACGCCTTTGCGACCCACCTGGTGAATCATGGCGCGGATCTGCGCGTGGTGCAGATGCTGTTGGGTCACAGTGATCTTTCAACCACGCAAATTTATACTCAGGTTGCGCAGCATCGGCTGCAGTCTGTGCACCGCCAGCACCATCCGCGGGGCTAG
- the rplS gene encoding 50S ribosomal protein L19, whose protein sequence is MSGKISIIQQIEAEQMGKQVPEFGPGDTVVVQVKVTEGTRTRLQAFEGVVIGKRNRGLNSAFTVRKISHGVGVERTFQTFSPTVDSIGVKRRGDVRQAKLYYLRERSGKSARIKEKLG, encoded by the coding sequence ATGAGCGGCAAAATCTCTATCATTCAGCAGATCGAAGCTGAGCAGATGGGTAAACAGGTACCTGAATTCGGCCCCGGTGATACCGTTGTCGTACAGGTTAAAGTGACTGAAGGCACGCGTACGCGTCTGCAGGCGTTCGAAGGCGTTGTGATTGGCAAGCGTAACCGCGGCCTGAACTCTGCCTTCACCGTACGTAAAATCTCCCACGGCGTGGGCGTTGAGCGTACTTTCCAGACCTTCAGCCCGACTGTTGACAGCATTGGTGTCAAGCGTCGCGGTGACGTGCGCCAGGCCAAGCTGTACTACCTGCGCGAGCGCAGCGGCAAGTCTGCACGTATCAAGGAAAAATTGGGCTGA
- the trmD gene encoding tRNA (guanosine(37)-N1)-methyltransferase TrmD, with the protein MWFGVVTLFPEMFEAVTAYGVTGRAVRNGLIDVRCWNPRDFTLDKHRTVDDRPYGGGPGMLMKVQPLRDAIAAARGAAGEGATVIYLSPQGRRLDHAGARELAARQKLILVAGRYEGIDERLLETEIDEEWSLGDFVLSGGELPGMTLIDAVSRLVPGVLGHQDSAAEDSFSEGLLDCPHYTRPEQFDGMQVPEVLLGGNHEEIRRWRLKQQLGRTWTRRPDLLKNLELDREQQTLLNEYIRETQRSDG; encoded by the coding sequence GTGTGGTTTGGTGTGGTCACCCTCTTTCCCGAGATGTTTGAGGCCGTAACGGCTTACGGGGTCACGGGACGGGCGGTACGCAATGGGCTGATCGATGTCCGGTGCTGGAATCCCAGGGACTTTACCCTGGACAAGCACCGCACGGTTGATGATCGCCCCTACGGTGGCGGTCCTGGCATGTTGATGAAGGTGCAGCCATTGCGGGATGCGATAGCAGCGGCGCGCGGTGCTGCTGGCGAGGGTGCGACGGTTATTTACCTGTCGCCCCAGGGGCGTCGGCTGGATCATGCCGGTGCACGAGAGCTGGCGGCGCGGCAGAAATTGATTTTGGTGGCGGGGCGCTACGAAGGTATCGACGAGCGCCTGCTGGAAACCGAAATTGATGAGGAGTGGTCACTGGGGGATTTTGTTCTCAGTGGCGGCGAATTGCCGGGCATGACGCTGATCGACGCAGTTTCCAGGCTGGTACCCGGAGTATTGGGCCACCAGGATTCGGCAGCCGAGGACTCCTTTAGCGAGGGGTTGCTGGACTGCCCGCACTACACCCGGCCGGAACAGTTTGACGGAATGCAAGTACCCGAGGTGCTGCTGGGCGGCAATCACGAGGAAATCAGGCGCTGGCGCCTGAAACAGCAACTGGGCCGAACCTGGACAAGGCGCCCGGACCTGCTGAAAAACCTCGAGCTGGATCGCGAGCAGCAGACGTTGTTAAACGAATACATCCGTGAGACCCAGAGGTCCGACGGTTGA